Sequence from the Suncus etruscus isolate mSunEtr1 chromosome 1, mSunEtr1.pri.cur, whole genome shotgun sequence genome:
ATGATGACCTAGACGTTCAAAACCCACCTATGATGCCAGctttcaagatttttttattttttatttagttttagtcCTGAAAACAGAGATGACACAAGACTCACTGGAAAATTTAAAGAGACTACTTTATAAATCCCGATAGTCTTTTAAAATCGATGATTAGGTGAAAGTACTGGGGTTGTAGATCAGTCGTACAAcagcacctgccttgcctgtgtgagGGTTTGATTCCTAAGCAccatgagaggagagagagagagagagagagagagagagagagagagagagagagagagagagagagagagaggagagagaactaAATCTGAATTTAGAAACTtggaaggacaaaaaaaaaaaacctaaatgcgAAGGGGATTTGCATAAAGTTTCTTTTTCGTAGTGCAGTCTTTTTATGGGAGAAAAGGGGGGTGGAGGGTCAGGGTGGCTCGAAGACTTGCAATCCAAAGGCCCCGTTTTGTCGGGGTTTTTCCTAGGGGACGGTTGGCCCAGTCTTGCATCCCAACAACTTGGGGAGGGGGGGATTAAGAAGAGTCAAGTATGCTGGGAAGCATCAGCCTCACTCGAACCCTCACCGAGAAGGGGCGAGAGCCGAGCGCCtctctaccccccaaaaaaaccttctTCGAACCCGAGCAGGGCCTGCAAACACGAGAGCGCACGACGGATGGGTGGCGCGTCCGAGAAACCACCCGCCGACTCCAATCCGCCCGGCCCTGCGCGGAAGCCGGGCCCGACGGGAACTGGGAGGGAGGCCGGGCCGAGGCCTGCACCTGGGCCCAAGTCACGCCCACCGGGCCCGGCGAGGGCGACGGCGAGCGCGTCGGCTGCCGCGGGGCCTGCGCTGCCCTCGCTGCTCTCTCTCCCAGCCGGGTCCGGAGCGCGATCGGCGGCGCTCCCGGGGCCCGGCCGCAGGCTCCGCGCCAGCCCGCGGCTCCGCGGCCGTCCTAGGCCGCAGCGGCCGTTCCGAGGGAGCCAATCAGGCCCGGCAGGCGCTGCATGACACAGCACGTTCCGGcccaggcccggcccggcccgacgCGGACGAGCCCCGCCTAGGGGGCGCGCGGGCTGCTCCGccagccgggccgggccgggccgggccccgTCGGCCCTCATGGCCCCTTCCGCCCGACTCCCTCTCCTCGCCACCCCCCGCAGGCACGGCTCCCCAGGCCCGGGCCCCGTGGGCCTAGCAGGCGCGGAGCGTCCGTCCCCGGCGCGCGCCCCCGCGGGGCTGTGGGCGAGCGGGCCGGGAGCGGGAGCGTGCACCACACTCACTCAGCTCCGGAGGCCATGGCGCGCGCGTCTCCCGGCCGGCGGCTGTGGCGGCCCGCGGGTTAACGGCTACGAGGGCTGGCAGGCGGCCGACGGACGACGGGGTCGGGTCTCGGCTGTCGGGGAGGAAGGCGAGCGGCCTCCCTCTCGCTTCTTCCCAGCGGGACCGGGAGACGGTGAGCGGGCGGCAGACGCGAGGCTCCGGGTCCGCGAGCGGCCCAGCGACAGCGGCGGCGACTCGCTCAAACGACGGCGGCGGACGCGACGCGACGCGGAGTGAGACTGAGCCCAGAAGAGCCGAATCATCGCCCGCAGAGCGGCCCGCGCCTCAGCCAATCAGCGTCTCCCTTGGGGATTAACGCCCGCCCCTCCGCGTCTCTCCCCAGCAACCTAGGGGCCGGCGCCAATCAGGAAATTCGTTCGTGGCCTAGCTCCCGCCTCCGGGAGGCAACGCGCTAGTAACGCCACGTTTATTGGCCGTAACGCCGCACTTCCTCGACGGATTGGGATTCTGGACCAATCAGCGGGAGGAATACGGGCTGCTCGGCTGGAGAAAAGGAGAGGCTTGAGTCCTTTGGAGGCGGACTTCCCCCACTTGGCTCCAGTTCATTGGCTCCTGAGTTCATCCCTTGCAGGAAGGAGCAGGCACAATGGATTGAAGCTCGTCTTGGGTCTGTTTAGGTCTGTGGTAGTGTTAACTTACACACCCATTTTTCCCTCCCAAACAGGAAGACCCATTCTCGTCCCTAGCCCTACTTCTTAAAAATCCTGGCTTCAGCTCTCCTGTACTCCTAAACCTCATTCCCGGGTCTCTCTCTGCTCCTGTCAGTGCACCCAGTTACCTGTCTGGTAACCCAAAACCCACAGGCGGCATCAATATTAACATTAGGTGTGCAGCGAGAGGGAACTCAAGTCCAGAGATGTGTCAAAAGGCAACCACATCCCGATAAAGTTCTCTACCTCCATACTCCGCCCAAAAGGCAACCACAGCAGAACACAGTACAGTCGATAGAGCCCAAAGTAGCAAGAAAATGGATTGCACAGTAACCTGAAGCCTTTGGGCCCAAAATACCAGCTACCTTAATCGGTAGTCAGCATTTTGATCTAATGCTGACTCGGTTCACCTTTCATTCTCTCATCCAAATAGATACGCTCACAGAGACAGTCAAGTCTAGAATTTGGGATTAGGATAGGGGATGATGAGTCATTCTAAGACTTGGGTCTGCCTGTCCCtccccttttaaaaaataaatactagggccagagcgatagtacttCAAGGTAGGGCAATTACCTTGCAAGcagtcctgccaagagtaatttctgaacagagcaaggagtaagccctgagtaccactggaagtggcccagaaaccaaaataataagaataaaataaataggaccggagagatagcacagcagtagggcgtttgccttgcatgcagaaggacgttggttcgaatcccagcatcctatatgatccccagagccgggggcgatttctgagtttagagccaggaatagcccctgagggctgccaggtgtgacccaaaaacaaaaaaacaaacaaacaaaaagaataaaataagtatttaggcaggggcctggagcaataacatagcaggtagggcatacaTAACCCGTTTCAATCCAAGGCATTCCATAAGcttccctgaatctgccagttataatttctgagtgcaaagccaggagtaacctgaatggtgctggtgtggcccaaaaccctaaaaaaataaaaatatataaactcagGCCAGtacgatagtacagtaggtagggtgctagccttaaacacatggctgacccaggtttgatcccagctctgtatatggttccctgagcacagacaggagtgatacctgagcacagagccggagtaAGCACCACtcagtatagcccaaaacaaaaacaaacaacaaaaattaaatacttgCCCTTGTCCCGGGGCCAGAGGGATAAAAGATGGTAGGTagtttgtcttgcaggtggctgacccaaaaaccaaaatatgaataaatacttGCCTTGTCCTGAGATGCCTACCTTTCATACCTTACTCCACACATTCTTTCATATTGCATAAAATTCATTAGGCAAGGAAGAACTAGAGTCAGTTTCCTGAGCAAGGATTCTGACAGGTCTTTCCTGTACCTAGCTTCAAGTTCCTAAGGTAGAGAATACCAGAAGAAGTCATAgaaagggccggagtggtagcacagcggtagggcgtttgccttgtatgcagctgacctagggcgGCTAAGGTTTGACTCCccacagcttcccatatggtcccctaagtcaagagcaatttctgagcacatagccaggagtaatccctgagcatcactggttgtgaccaaaaacaaaaacaaaagaaagaagtcatAAACAGCCAGAGTCAGCTGAATTAGATCACTTTCTCcctcatgtatgtatatatagtactCAGACAAAGAGGTAAGTTTGAGATTTTACGCAAGGGGATGGagggaacaggaaaaaaaaataccaaagcaAAGTCAATGGTTTGTTGGTAGAGGGGAGCTTCATCTGGGACCAGAATGGCAGTAACTAGGACAAACTTCATGGAATTATTTGTTCCTGTTAAGCATATATAGTCAGTTACAATCACATTCCATATGAATAGTGATGCAAAAAGTCTTCCCTGCCAGAGATGGCCCCTGCGGTTGCAGTTCAGACTCTTCTCAGAATGGCAGCTACAGGTCACAAGGTTCCAGCACAGATGTCCGAAATTCTTCAACAAGCATTTCGCGGTCAGGGGGATGGATCCAGCTCAAACAAATTTTTAGGTACAAGGGGATAGACCTAAAGAGAAAGAAGGGTGATGTCTAAGTATGAAGGAACAAGCAGGTTGGCAGCCATTACTTCTCTTTCATTTACCATTCCCACCTCATAGACCCGAGGACTCCAGAATACAAAATGCCCCTTAGTCCCAAGCCAGCAGGCCTCAGAGCTTTACCATGTAGTACTCTCCTGTGGCAACTTAGCCTGGGCATCAAGTTTCCGCCAGAGAGCAGTGGCCTCTTCTCTCCTATCCAGCCTCCTCAGAGTCCGAAGCAGGTGAAAGGAAGTATCTCGATCATCTGTGGCCCCATCCCAGAGAGAGTGATTTGACCCTTATACTAACCATATGCAGTATAAGGGATAGAgccggggtcagctgcatgcaaggcaagagcctaaactcatgctctctctccagggccttccaataatttttttctcagggTCCAACTGCTTACCCAGCTAACTCTGCTCCTTTCCAACATTTCTGTTAACAGTAACAGCACAGACTTTATATTTAAGGACATTGGGAAGATTGGGGGAACTCCCAGAAAGCATTCAGATATACTTGTATTTGTCCTGTATGTCTGGACATCTTGGCTTAACACAACCCATATCACCACTCCTAACAAGAACTATCACTCTCATATATCCCAAAGTACCTCCTCTATGGGCCTCTCTGTCCTTGCCAATAGGGTAGAAATAGACATACCTGGACACATCTGCACACCAAGGAGGAAATCCTGTAGGGCTTTTATGTCCTGGCCACTAGCCACCCACTCCAGTCCACGACTAACCAGGGCAGCCGCACGAAGCTGTGGTAGTGCCACTTCTGACATATACTCCTGCTCACAGTTGGAAACAGGCCCTAGGGATCATCCCAAAGTTAAGAAGTGTGCTCACAGCCGTCTAGTTCCCAAAATACCCCCTGCTCTAAAATCCCCCTCTGTCTTTTCTTATATTTGacgtttctttaaaaaaaaaaaaaaaaaacttctcctAGTGGGCTGGGCACAAGGAAGAGAAACCAACATTctagaagagaaaaggagaattgAGAAACTAAATCACCTTGTTCTTTATCCTGAGGTGTAGTTCGGAAAAGCAGTTCAAGGCACCTGAAGAGAGACATGGAACAGGGATGAAGAATAAACCTCAGAAATTCTGGGGGTAGAATGGAGATTACTCAGGTCTCAATCAGAAAATTATGCTCCCACATTTCACCTTGCATCCGGGTTGGTACCCTTTGCTCACCGGCTAAATTCACTAATTGCTTCCTTGTGGGACCCCACTTtcaaccaggcatggccctgaagtaGGTAAGTGGCAGAGACCCAGAGTGGGCAGTGTGGTGACGCTGTGGTTGCGGTTCTTCTCTTGGCATCCTCACACAGCCATGGCATCTTGGGAAGTAATGGTGAAGTGCGGCTGAGCAGTTCCTCACACACAGTCAAAGCATCATTGGCGCGACCTGCTTGGATCAGTGCTGCTGCTGCCTCCAAAAACACCTCAGGCATACTGGGCCTGGGAGTACCGAGGGGTGAAGAAAACTGGGGTGGGAGAAGGATGTAGCATCTTGAAAAACGCATAAATTACCACCCTAAACCTTTCTTTTGGGCTCTGGTCCATGCAGAGACCACTCACTACTTGCTGTCCTAGATCTCTTGCTCTGCTAAGCCTTCCTGATCTAGCCCACCAATTAGGATGGTCAGAACAGCACAGGAAAAACCCAGAAAGCAGTGCTGCTCTACTCCAAAGGCATTCTAACCCTTCCTCCCCCCTGCAGAGAATCTTAAAGACAGATATACCTTTGGCTCGGAATCATCCAATAACATGGCCAGTAGATCCAAGTAATGCTCAGCAGCGGCCTCTGCCCTGAAAAATCATAATCCATGGCCTCACCTTGGGCTCTACTAGATTCTTACATAGGCTCTTAACTAGTGGATAAAGAGCTCTAGGGCCATAAGGAGAGAAGAATGGAATATAGAAGCTCCAACCTAGGCTTAATGTGGAATTACTTGCAGAATGGATTGGTGAGattgaagaactttttttttttttttttttttttgagattgaaGAACTTTATTGTGGAGATCAGAGTTTGATctcacctgaaagtgctcaggaactattcctggctctgtgctctgtgctctgtgccccagcagtgcttcagggacatatgtggtatcaggaattgaatcACAAAGTCAACTaagatacaaggcaagtaccttaacccttgtacatCTCTTTGGAccctacatttaatttttttttttttttttttttttggtttctgggtcacaccctgtggcgctcaggggttactcctggctctgcactcgaaatcattcctggcagactcggggggccatatgggatgtcgggatttgaccaccatctgtcctgggtcagctgcatgcaaggcaaatgccctaccctatgctatctctccagcccaatttcaAAAATTTTGAAGTCACAGGTTAGTGGCTTGGTGAAGTGTTCTCAATTCAGGACCAGAGAATGGTTAAAAGTGTCTATGATACTGATTTATCTATCCCATGACAAATGAATCCCACTCACATTGAATGAGCAAGGTGAAATCTCACCTTCCTGTGTGTAGGCATCGACTTGCTAGCAGGTACTTGGCCTGGCTATGTGTGCCACAGTGAAGAGGTGAGGCTGGGTCAGGTGGTGGGAGTAGCAACTCTACCTCAATGAGAAGTGGAGGGGATCCATGGCTCTGAGTAGTACTTAAGACCTAacaagaacaaaaggaaaaaatcaatatatataatcTTCAGGAGCGATATATCTACTTTTACTTATACCAACCAAGCACTGCAATAACCCTATATCCTATAACATACCTGGTATAATTCTTTTTGAAGTGATTAAGGGGTGCATGTGAAGCTATagctaacagtgctcagggctactcctgggtaACTTCTGGGCTACCCCTGGAGAATTCCAATGGTTCTCTTGTGACTATGGagccccagggatcaaacttgggcttcCCATACACAGAGAATGTGCTCCGACCCCTTAGGCCATTTTCCAGGTCCTGGCCTggcctatttctatttcttttttttttttttttttttttttttttgggtctttgggccacacctggtgttgctcaggggtgactcctggctgtctgctcagaaattgctcctggcaggcacgggggaccatatgggacaccgggattcgaaccaaccacctttggtcctggatcggctgcttgcaaggcaaacgccgctgtgctatctctccgggcccctatttctatttctttacctCAACTAGCAGCTCCAGactttctagctctgcctctgtGTTCCCTAGTTGCTGATATATCCTGGAGGCTTCCAAAAGCAGGGGACCACTGGCTGATCCTCCTTTCAGGGCAGTCAGCAGGTATAGCACAGCGTTCTGTGGATTACCCTAGGGGAGGAAAAGGACACAATCCTCAGCTACTCTCTCAAAGCAGAAAGTTCTCCATAACAACTTGTGGTTTCCCTAACCCACCCAAGGACTATCTTTACCAGTTTTCGAAGACAGGTGCCCATGGCCGTATACACCTGGACCATCACAGGCCGAGAGCATAGACCTAAGGCTGCTTCATGAAGGTTGTTCAGTGCCTTGGAGAAATTCCCTGCAATCAGCTCCTGGAGGCCTGAGGAAATGACATGGTAAAGTTGAAGACTAAAACAGGCAGAGAGCATGGTGGAGAAAAAAGTCCATAAAAGCTCCATTGAACCGAATGAGATCTGATGAGAGCATGACAGCAGAGGACCTAGCAAGACAGGGAGTAAGCAGGAAAGGCATGTGTCAAGCTGACCTTGGCGGAAAGCAAATGCTGTCAGAAGGATGCCCTTCAAGTCCCGAGCATCCTGCAGAGTCAATGGGGCATCTGACCCTGAAGATGGAGGAGTCCATTTTTTCAGAAGCAGTAGCAGGTCCTCTGAGGCCCCATTctgggaaagaaagaatgatCAGAGATCAGTGATAGCTTACCTGTTCATGATAGCTGGTCATGATCAGCTGGCCAAATCAATAGCCAGCTTTGTTCTGCTAGCTCAGTCTGCCGTAACTGTACCCACAGTTAAAAGGttcctgagatttttttcttgattcttagAAAACTATGAGTAAACAATAAGGGGACAAAACAGACAGATTTGAGGTGATAGTGATTTTTTTCTAGTGGGTTCCTCACTAGAACATGGGGCAAGATCTATTTGGGTCATTTATGTGTGTAGAGGTggcacaggggtggggtggggtgtcagggattaaacccagatttcttttttttttttttttttttaagtttttaacactttattccgtctgccaacaagattccccagactggccagccagggaccatcccctgaaggagatgagcctgAACCCAGATTTCATGGTATGCAAGACATCACTTTGCCCCTGAGCCCCACCCCTggcctttccttttatttcttccacaTTTGGAGTCTGATGAGAAGCCAGAACTTAGAGAAGAGTTCACAGAAGCCACGAGAGACCTAATCTACTCAATGGgctagagcatatgctttgcacccaagtcaatctgggttcaatctctatcaCTATAAGGTCCTCTGTGCATTGCCAGCACAaagctgagagtaacccctgagcaacatggGGTGGAcccgaaacaaacaaaatgcttttAAGAGAATCCCTCCCAGTGGAAGACCAGCTAAAGTTAGATGATGTAAGAGTCCATGAGAGAACCTGGATGCTCTGAACACCAAAAATACACAACAGCATTAACAGTACACAATGGTGCTGCAACAGAAGGAAGGCATGGGAAGAGAGAGGGACTGTTGGACCTGGTCTTACCTGACTGCCATTCAAAATCTGCAGCAGCAAGGTCAGTTCTCTAAGCTTGTCAGTGCTCAGCCAGAGGGCAGCTTGTAGGGCAGCCAGGTGGTGCAGGGCAGGGAGCAGCTCAGGCAGCTGGGCAGAAGCATGCAGTGCAGAGTCCCAAAGGCCTTTGAGCACAAGCTCCAATCTGGGACCCTGTTGCTCTTGGGTCTCCAGCACTATAGAACAGATACACAGTTAAAGTGGGGCTTCATCTCTGGCTCAGTGGTGCTCCTGATCTGGGGAGTACATGGTgatactttggtttttgtttttattttttttgtttgttttggtttttggaacatacccagcggtgctcaggggttactccaggctctgtgctcagaaatcgctcctggcaggcatgggggaccatatgggatgctgggagggattgaaccactgttcgggat
This genomic interval carries:
- the FANCG gene encoding Fanconi anemia group G protein, yielding MTHRIPLDSSASQISCLDLWKENNNQLVRQLKVAWDSDLSWKRQHLSLDALQGFSGLLLSLRGLPATVTILPLELTVTCNLIILKVNLARGFMEDLVQDIQHGLERVLETQEQQGPRLELVLKGLWDSALHASAQLPELLPALHHLAALQAALWLSTDKLRELTLLLQILNGSQNGASEDLLLLLKKWTPPSSGSDAPLTLQDARDLKGILLTAFAFRQGLQELIAGNFSKALNNLHEAALGLCSRPVMVQVYTAMGTCLRKLGNPQNAVLYLLTALKGGSASGPLLLEASRIYQQLGNTEAELESLELLVEVLSTTQSHGSPPLLIEVELLLPPPDPASPLHCGTHSQAKYLLASRCLHTGRAEAAAEHYLDLLAMLLDDSEPKVYLCYILLPPQFSSPLGTPRPSMPEVFLEAAAALIQAGRANDALTVCEELLSRTSPLLPKMPWLCEDAKRRTATTASPHCPLWVSATYLLQGHAWLKVGSHKEAISEFSRCLELLFRTTPQDKEQGPVSNCEQEYMSEVALPQLRAAALVSRGLEWVASGQDIKALQDFLLGVQMCPDDRDTSFHLLRTLRRLDRREEATALWRKLDAQAKLPQESTTWSIPLYLKICLSWIHPPDREMLVEEFRTSVLEPCDL